In one Brassica oleracea var. oleracea cultivar TO1000 chromosome C9, BOL, whole genome shotgun sequence genomic region, the following are encoded:
- the LOC106317192 gene encoding B3 domain-containing transcription factor NGA4: MASGSGNNNNNFNMAMGEHMFDKVLTTSDVGKLNRLVIPKQHAENYFPLEEIQNGTMLDFQDRNGKMWKFRYLYWSSSQSYVMTKGWVRFVKDKNLESGDTISFHRSYVLDDTEPGKRIKKLYVDWRHRADRNLVHNINHHHHYPLFMPPTYPSAGYYPLSGYSMPHYQRLPPFYHNQFQERDFSGYGYGGPDYAGSPWGHHHHYQYGRSEPLVYNSYPVYPTTGVPSSSAILPPHQPPQEGTAKKLRLFGVDVEESSSSGEARGEMAVAGYSSSSPVVIRDEESSSAMQLSEDEEYKRKGKSIDF, translated from the coding sequence ATGGCTAGTGGCTCCGGCAACAACAACAACAACTTCAACATGGCGATGGGAGAGCACATGTTCGACAAAGTGCTAACAACAAGCGACGTCGGGAAACTAAACCGCCTCGTGATTCCAAAGCAACATGCAGAAAACTACTTCCCCTTGGAAGAAATTCAAAACGGCACGATGTTGGATTTCCAAGACAGGAACGGCAAGATGTGGAAGTTTCGTTACTTGTACTGGAGCAGTAGCCAGAGCTACGTGATGACCAAAGGATGGGTCCGTTTCGTCAAAGACAAGAACCTTGAAAGCGGAGACACCATCTCGTTCCACCGTAGCTACGTCCTCGACGATACCGAACCGGGGAAACGAATCAAAAAACTGTACGTTGACTGGAGGCATAGAGCCGACAGGAACCTCGTACACAACATAAACCACCATCATCATTACCCGCTTTTCATGCCTCCGACTTATCCATCTGCTGGTTACTATCCTTTGTCGGGATACTCCATGCCGCATTACCAAAGGCTTCCACCTTTTTATCATAACCAATTTCAGGAGAGGGATTTTTCAGGGTATGGTTATGGAGGGCCTGACTACGCAGGATCACCGTGGGGTCATCATCATCATTATCAGTATGGAAGATCTGAGCCGTTGGTTTATAACTCTTATCCTGTTTACCCGACCACGGGGGTACCTTCGTCTTCCGCCATATTACCTCCTCATCAGCCGCCGCAGGAGGGGACGGCGAAGAAGCTAAGGCTGTTTGGGGTCGATGTGGAGGAGTCGTCTTCTTCAGGGGAGGCACGTGGCGAAATGGCTGTTGCTGGGTACTCTTCGTCTTCTCCAGTTGTGATCAGAGACGAAGAATCATCTTCGGCTATGCAGTTAAGCGAGGATGAAGAATATAAGAGGAAAGGGAAGTCCATAGACTTTTAG
- the LOC106316525 gene encoding protein arv1 homolog translates to MAKEKRCVECGHKVKSLLIQYSPGNFRLMKCENCNEVADEYIECELMIIFIDLILHKTKAYRHLLYNVFTQETVYVQHLLWKLVLAYLLLDTYRSLLLRRTNDESSVPISFVLASLEVLVNVLSANFAFVLSFALASKIISIGASRGKEILLGIFISSYIKIFLFAMPVWEFPVSVIFIVDMLVLTSNAVALKVMTESTTSRCLAACFMAHSIKFLADQISGSRSLKHLGSVMYLPFIFKNV, encoded by the exons ATGGCGAAGGAGAAGAGGTGTGTGGAGTGTGGCCACAAGGTTAAATCATTGCTGATTCAGTACTCTCCTGGCAACTTTCGTCTCATGAAATGC GAGAATTGCAACGAAGTAGCAGACGAATACATCGAGTGCGAGCTGATG ATTATATTCATCGACTTGATACTTCACAAGACAAAGGCTTATAGACACTTACTCTACAATGTGTTTACTCAAGAAACTGTCTACGTTCAG CATCTGTTGTGGAAGTTGGTCTTGGCTTATCTTCTTCTAGATACTT ATAGAAGCTTGCTGTTGAGAAGAACCAATGATGAATCAAGCGTGCCCATTAGCTTTGTTCTTGCATCTCTAGAG GTTCTGGTTAATGTCTTATCTGCAAACTTTGCATTTGTTTTATCATTTGCACTTGCGTCCAAGATTATATCAATCGGTGCTTCCAG AGGAAAAGAGATTCTTTTGGGGATCTTCATCTCAAGTTACATCAAGATCTTTCTATTTGCTATGCCG GTTTGGGAGTTCCCAGTTTCAGTGATCTTCATTGTAGATATGCTTGTCTTAACATCAAACGCAGTTGCTCTTAAAG TGATGACTGAATCAACAACGAGCAGATGCTTAGCCGCGTGTTTCATGGCACACTCGATTAAATTCTTGGCAGATCAAATCTCTGGGTCAAGGTCCTTGAAACACTTGGGGTCTGTGATGTATCTGCCTTTTATTTTCAAAAACGTGTGA
- the LOC106314047 gene encoding NAC domain-containing protein 69-like translates to MSDSNTVEATNTPPQVEQAGQESLSGFSVNDVIMLMNEQEDLSPWDTLCPIPNTLFIDNNDNTKVQLQTTCLAQNDDEDLGAFTQIESLLADHQEFITQENCEEYMLKWSCLL, encoded by the exons ATGAGTGATTCAAACACAGTCGAAGCGACTAACACACCGCCTCAA GTTGAGCAGGCAGGTCAAGAAAGTTTATCTGGCTTCTCTGTGAACGATGTGATAATGCTGATGAACGAGCAAGAGGATCTATCTCCTTGGGATACACTGTGTCCAATTCCAAATACGTTGTTCATTGACAACAACGACAACACTAAAGTGCAGCTACAAACTACTTGCTTAGCACAAAACGATGATGAGGATCTTGGTGCATTCACGCAGATAGAATCTTTGCTTGCTGATCATCAAGAATTCATAACGCAAGAGAACTGTGAGGAGTACATGCTAAAATGGTCTTGCTTATTGTAG
- the LOC106314048 gene encoding NAC domain-containing protein 69-like: protein METSNVGFRFCPTDEELINYFLKNKILGKPWLVDDKIREVSICSYEPASLPALSMIKSKDPVWYFLSPKEYKSPKKSLTKRTTPSGFWKSTGKDRKVKEEKRRDGIVIGIKKTLVYHEGKSSNAVPTPWIMHEYHITCLPLADQVTFCLQGFSLFYLFLCMYHCFYLFDVT, encoded by the exons ATGGAGACAAGTAACGTGGGGTTTAGGTTTTGTCCAACGGACGAGGAGCTGATAAACTATTTTCTCAAGAACAAGATTCTAGGTAAACCATGGTTAGTCGACGATAAGATTAGAGAGGTTAGCATATGTAGTTACGAACCTGCGTCTTTGCCTG CTTTATCAATGATCAAATCGAAGGATCCTGTATGGTACTTCTTATCTCCAAAGGAGTACAAGTCTCCAAAGAAGAGCCTGACGAAGAGGACTACACCTTCTGGGTTTTGGAAATCTACCGGTAAGGATCGAAAAGTCAAGGAGGAAAAAAGAAGAGACGGTATTGTGATCGGTATTAAAAAGACCCTTGTGTACCATGAAGGTAAATCTTCTAATGCAGTTCCAACTCCTTGGATTATGCACGAGTATCACATCACTTGCTTGCCTCTAGCTGATCAGGTAACATTTTGTCTTCAGGGGTTTTCTTTGTTTTATCTTTTTCTTTGTATGTATCATTGTTTCTATCTTTTTGATGTAACATAA